The Belonocnema kinseyi isolate 2016_QV_RU_SX_M_011 chromosome 1, B_treatae_v1, whole genome shotgun sequence genomic interval aaattcatgattgattcatatattttacaaaaatatttttttatcaaaagaatattgcaatttttccaaattttttattacttcttcaAGATCTTGCAAtgcgatacaatttttttacgattgatactcataagctgttgcgatacggtgaaaaaatagcttaaaaatgagcccaagaatatTGAAATATGCACTGTTTTTGCAATAACtaattaaaaactagacaaattggcttcaccctgggcttattttatacaaaatttcgaaaacaatcaaccctttaaagagaattttttttagatctggtataattaaaattaaaataacttattcaGCCATAAAAAGAGGTGGTCCACAACTTTTGGACGGCAGTGTACATTATCGGCGGAAATGATCTAAAGGCCTGTTTTGAAGCTTTTACTAAAATACCTTAATGTTTCAATTtgacatacaatttttttcacatattaaaATGAAGTGTAATAGAATTTGGTGTCTAATAAGCCCAAGTTGAAGGTAGAATGGCAATTTTATAAAAAGGTATGATAGAAAACGTCCATTTGTGATGTCTtcataaaatggtaataatttttgaaataattaacatattttaaagttattgagctttttttaaatggaattctaTATAATGTTTGTATAAATCATtaaggtatttttatattttttctctataTTTTGCCTGCAGGTCACGCCTGCCACAAAACTGtcgtaaaatttcagaaatgtatgaatacttacaaataaaaaaaagactaccATATTTGCATCAAAGTTAGTAATATTGTTCAAAATGAGAttgttttatatgttttaaatcagGTGTTTAGTACAATCATTATTTGATTTTAGCGTTTTTTTGCATAAAGTTTGACGCGAAGGTAGAATCTAAGGGAAAATATCGAAATAATTCTACAACATACTatgaagaattttgtttaaaataagcacAAGAAAACTTGAAAGGTTAATTATTTCCagttttattccaatttttcgaaaacatcgaAGTTTGAGATTGTTTTGCTATGTGATttataaaagtaacatttttcctTCAACTTGGGTTTATTAGACGCAGAATTTTATTGCACACGCCCCACAGGCATCTCAGATATCCTGGGTATATACTCGTTCCCGCCTTGCAGGATATCCGACGGCTTATCTCTGAAATATCCCTAGTAcgccatatattttttcaatacggGCAAAATGTGAACTCGCGAAACCAAGTAGAATTTTGaggatgcattttaatttttacttcaaaacaaTGTTGTTATTGTTTTGCATCGTTTAACATGATTAGTGAACGAAAGCGATTAAGGTTTTTGTGAAACTAAGTGTTACGTGTGGAATTTTCATAGTATGCAGTGAAAAAACacgttttatgttaaaaactgtAATACTTTACTATCAgggaaattgaacaattcaatCTTGTGGCTGCTCTGACTATTtactgaaactttcaaaaattcatcaagttaaatggacttcttttgaatgaaaaatgaacttaaattttttattaatttatacatgagaCTATTAAAAAACGGATCTAAAAGTTAgattagaattcgtatttaaattccaatcgtctattattcgtattacTTGTATAAACTAGATAAAATTTCTCGCTACatatattaattaaagtttatttaagcttacaatgctTTGAAACTtccatgaaatagtgaaataatttttttttttatacctatttgacaaaaatgtgtttttttcattgtataagatggaaattctatctaaaactatttatttttgatgaaaatttgttcttagtattcaatcattgttttatacttcataaaacaatcgtaaaaacacttttatgcaaaaatcgAAATACAGCTTTAAAATTGCACCTACTCATTCTATTTTTAAACCCCATTTAAAATGCTACCTGGTTTTACGAGCTCGGACACTAGCGCCCCCAAGACTGCAGATACAAATTGCTGTGAGGGTGTTGCCGTCGAGCGGGGCCTCGATGTTTTCTAGACAAGCCAAGACGAGCCTTACGTGCCGACTTGACTTGATCGTATTGGGTCTTCCTTGAAAATGTCGAGGCTCTGCTTTGGGCTTGGCTTATAGACTTGATTTTTCAGTGCCAGATGTGGAAAATGGAGGCCGAAAGTAcgactttaatttattttttatttttgaattaactaTAAGTTAATATAATATTCGGAATCTACCAGACAGTCGATTCAGCGAAGGCAAGATGCACATCTGGTGAAGGAAATTCAAGCTCCCAAGGCAAGGCCTTGAATTTTGATCGAAGTGCACATGCTTAGGTGATAGATAGTTTTCCTTGCTCAATATTGTGCTCCATgccattatttttcatgaaaaaggttCCCTTTGGGCATAGAATACAGACATCGAAAGACGGGATAtgtgttacaaaaaaatttccttatttagTTCCTCCCATTTGATCAGtaaaaaatgaaacccttttCAAAAATTAGCACGCCCAAGCAAGCAAGCACAAGCTTTTCTATAAATTATATTAGCTTAATTTGGCGCCGCTACTGGGCGGCCGTATGTTTGTGGCCTCCAAATGTTGTTGTATTTTATAATACTACTTTCATCATTAAACAAAACACaagataaaaattacaaaagccaactaatatttttggataaacatgatttcttattatttcaaagtagttttcccgaaaagaagtttattttaaacaaaagaaaaaagtttacaatCAAATTAGCCACATCCGTTAAACGAAAATCTTCTTTCTTGTTAATAGACACGAGCAGGATGGGAAGGCAAAGGTACAGCCTCAAGAACTGCATTGATGGACAAGCTGCAAAGGTTTCTTCCGCCCTCCATTATGCTACCTCCTCGCCGACTACATTCTCTTCTTTGTCAGGCAGTCGAAATGCAAAATCAGCAGTGTACATACCACGTCACGCATTGTCAGGTACAAATTGGGAAACTCAATATTATTTCATTACAGTACCCTCTCACTTATCGCTAAAGTTTGAGACTGGGATTCGCGTTAAGTGAGTTCCCCCACtatatgaaaaatctttatcccttTGTGCTTTACATACTAAACCTAAAATCTTTATGGTTTATTGCAAACTTTATtcggaaagaaattaaaaatttgagaactcTGGACTGGATGGGCATATAACTGTTTTCAGATAAAACAATTTGGGTTGAATTTGTATTTATCTAAAATAGATAGTAATTCATCAATTTGAAAGTAACTTATTGAATAAGTTACATTgaatgtcaacttttttttaaagtcggTAGTGGGATCAAAGCGAGTATGAGAAGTTGCGATAAGTGGTAGTGCAGTACCTCAACATTAAATCTGTaatgtgtttttatttaaaaattacagacgGGTTTGGAAAGCGTATCTTTACTAGTGGATCACAGTTGTAGCAAAGAACAATTTCCTTGTCATACCACGCAAATCCTTAATGACCATTGTGATGAAGTGTGGTACTGCAAATTTTCACCCGATGGTCTCAAACTGGCAACTGGTTCTAAAGACATGACCGTTATCATTTGGGACGTTGATCCGGTAAGAGaatgtttgataatattgttttaagttcaaagtaaatgaattttcatgtaaaccTAGCGAATATGTTAAATAAGTTACCAAATTTCTAATACGTAAATTCGCATAATATGCATTTCTCATACAATAAGAGTCGATGTTTCCTTTTCATTAGGAAACGTTAAAAGTAACGCACAGAAAGACGTTGGAGGGGCACACATACGGCGTAGCGTTGATCGCTTGGAGCCCAGATAGTAGTCACCTCATAGCTTGCGGACCCGAGGACTGTCCAGAACTTTGGCTCTGGAGCATTGACACCCCAGATTGCGACCTTCGTGTGAAATTAACGCAAAGCACAGAAGACTCTCTCACAGCATGTGCCTGGCATCGCGACTCCAACAAATTCGTCGCAGGAGGAATGCGTGGTCAATTTTATCACTGCGTCAGTTTCAAATTCCACACAGCTTTAATAGCACAACTTAGTGCAgcttaataatgaattttctgatctaagttaatttattatttatgcaGGACATGGACGGAAACGTCTTAGACTCTTGGGATGGAGTGCGAGTGAAGAGTTTGTGGTGTAGAAGCGATGGTAAAACGGTTTTAGCTGCCGATTCTCATCATCGCATTCGAGCTTACAACTTTGATGAACTGTGTGATTTTACGATGTAAGTATGGTGATTTTCATTTCCTGCAATATGTTGATAATGCCGTTTAAAGACAGTAAACGGAACATGTACGTGGAGCGGCTACTTAAACACAGCCAGAAAAAGTGCGTGGCGAAAGCCAGGACACATTAAGACCAACCGCAAAAAATGCTCACCCTATTGGAGAGCAGGGTAGTTTCAGAAGTGGTAGGGACATTGACATCCGTGTTCATTACAAGCCCCAAGACCTAATCTCTGAAAAGTGTCTGATATCTAAACCAATAATTTTTCAGCGAGGGGGTTTGGCTGGTCAAGACAGTAGCGTCTCCGTATTTTGTGCGTCATTCAgcacatttaaaaagttaaagctGCGAACGATCTGACAGCAAGTAGTCGACAAAATACGGTTGATATCTGACGTTATAGGATCTCTTTAGagaatcgaaaatttatctgtaaTCCATCTCGCCTTTATCAAAAACTACCAGTTACTGTTCAAAACACGCCCAAATCATAGGAAGGAGAGGCTTTGTGGAGAGATTTACGAGTCCAGCATTCACTGAGATAAAACATTGATAACATCAATCAGTTGGTTggtttctgaaataaataaaaaaattatatggaaaCGTCATTGAATTAGGGCACTTAAGATACATTATTATCATTTTCCCGGGACTATGCGTGcccgaaaaatactttttttttcattggtAGTGGCCGAAGCGGTGTTGGATACCTCTTGACCTAAAACTGTTCCACAAAAActttgtgacaaaattgtgatATTTGAGGGTGCACccagcttttttcatttttaattaaggcGCAACACAACATATATCATGCTTAACCTGCTTCAGTTAGCGGCACTGGTCTGATTTTCGCGACTCATAATTGTCCATCGACCGAGTGAGGACGCCATAAGGTGGGAGTACAGGCAGTATCGCGTCATTAGTCGCGACTAGGTTTCCGGAATTGACGGCGAGAATCGATTTtttgattccaaaaaaatgtcgattcTGAGAATCGAAGAATCGGCGCTAAGAATCGATTCCGATTTCGATTCCCTTCCTTTAAAAAAAGCCcgccattgtttaaaattttattttaatgcattCATTTCAagtcagattaaaaattatctgatataataataaataaatataatttttttaaatatatcaagttAGATTAGCAatgaactaataataataaatatataataaataataataaaatataatatacagtaaaactcttttataccgccgattttgtGGCTTACCGtgagtgtgaattaactcattgtagcccgctccgcttttgtttgttcacgcttgactgctcgcctgagtgacaaccgcagaccccgcgcagttcctgttaccTACCTAGGGCGCGGTtttaattctcggaatggctatagaagggggGGCTATTGtagttttttactgtatttatgATTagactaatataatttaatagtaattataaataatttgatgatgaacgaataaataatacatttttaagttttaacattagttattattatttttttttactgttcccATGACTGGGAACAGAAGAAAGTTAATATCAATATCTATAATTTCTAatctaattatatataaatatacatatatttctgaaataacTATAACTATAATTCTAAGCCGTAGAAAATCTCCACATTAGAAATGAATGATTAATGTAGTGAAGGCCTTTGACgtttttttatgttctttatttaaatactgCCCACATGTTTCGACTCGGATCCGAGTCTTTTTCAAGGCGAgttcttatatttaattaaaggaaattagaacattttttctttttcgttgtaaattgtATGGttgtcaagattttaaaattggagCACCATAATCTTaaagtttagaattaaaaaaaaaacattgtctcGTAGCAGATCAATCCTAGATAATTATTATATAAGCTACATCttttattttaggatattaaCACTTTTATTTTAAGATGTAGCTTATATAATAATTCTCTAGGATTTATCTCCtatgagaaaaacatttttttaatgctaaactTTAAGGTTATGATGcaccaattttaaaatcttgacaaCTATACAATTTACAACGGAAAAGAAAACGCGGTACAGTTTCTAGCTGAAAAGTTCGACTTCTAATGACGAACTTAAAAGCGTAAAGCTGGCAGAACGATCAAAGTCAAAGCTACAAAATTATATCGACAAGTCATTTCTTTAGAACATTCGTGTATATGTAGGATATAGCCTTAGAACGAGCACCTTGCATTTACAGACGGTTTTTTGGCATAGAAATCTTCGGCAGGTGGCGTAAAAGGCACCAATAATTTGGGAAAAGTATTGTTATTGGTAAAATCTTGAAATCAATTCGTACGCATTGTTTATGCATGAAGGTATCGATATCCAAAAAGTCAGTAAAAAAAGTGGAGCATAAAGTCCTGTCACCCTGCTCTGTTGCTTTTCTCTACATGAAGcaatttcatcaaaaagtttAAGCGAGAAAGGATACGTTGATATATCTTTAGCAATTCTAAATAAGATCTTctgaaaaattgtgtaacaatagtatacaatttcagtaaaaatatgacgTAAGCTACTTTCAgataaaataataacttattcTACTGTAAACAACGATACACAGCCACGTTTTCAGCTTCTAATTATCGTAGAAGCTtgaatactattaaaaaaatagctttacTATTTAGCCCGATACAAGTTGGATGGAACCACAGTTAAATATGATGATGTCGGGAACACTCTCCCATAGAATCATGGATCCTAAAAATTAAGTCCCTCCAAGCACTCTATGATGATAGCCTCTCCGTTTCCGCATATTTCCGGGTCTAAGGGCAACGAAATCATCGACAATGGGAAAATCGGTCCTCGGAACTGATTGAGCTGACCGATATGCGCATTAGTCACCAACCAAAAAGAGAGGGACGTCAGATTTATACAGATTTATTTAAATCGAATTAATATTCGGTGTGCTTGGTTTCTAATAAAGAATGCTTTAGTTAAAATACacaaggaattcattgaaattggTAGTGTAGTGTgacattaattaatttcatttgaacTTCCTATTTTTCAGCTTCAATAATAAGAATGTCccaatttgtcgaaaatttgattttatttttaaactgactcATTTATAGAGGGTTTATTTCGTGtttcagtacaaaattcaacACATCCGCTTATGAAATCAACCAActtaaatttcgattttcttGATATACTCTTTTTTGGAGTTCCGGCTTCAATGGTCGGACGTGCTCGGCACATGATTTATCGGGACCAATAGggaccattcacaaaatacgtgatacatttttcagggacttctgACCCCCCGtcccctgcgtgatactttttccattggtcttaaaatggagaatgatacttcggaagccccccccccccacacacacacacacgtatcacgtattttgtgaatgacccttACTTCTTTTTTTCAAGTGGGGAATATATCTGCGAGTAGCTCTATGTGTGTAATTCCGGGCAGACGACTCAATCCCTTTTTATTTAGACGTACACATATTTATAAAATAGGCATTCAATTACCCAGAACTGTTCTACAACAAAAAGGTGACAGTGTTCTAGAATAccgtgacaaaattgtgacagaactgttctcgaactatgtgacagcactgttctgtaactgttactatggaattgttctagatcaaactgatcacagacgctctataatatttgtttcaagtttatttttaaaatgtgtcgTAACaatgttatatcgaagttctataAACCTGTTATAAGtatgttctagaacaaattaggaacaaaACTTAGTTCGCTAACAATATGGTTGAGTTGAGCCTTTCGATTATCCCTAACGTGGATATCTCGAACGTACAATTTTTGTTAGTCGGTACTGCGTACGCGCTATCtcggatcaaaatatatccatggggatatcaaaatttccgcctcgcaggatatttcgacgggttatccctggaatcACCTGGGACATGGGATCAaatcgaatatcccgggatatcctattgctgtgaggggtacATAAAACTGTtccatatttaataaataacagttctagaacagttctagaattgttataaAACTGTTATAGatcgttctagatctgttaaagatttgttatgcaacgtttgtaattgagttctagaatttttctagaaatgttacagatcggttgtcacagtgttctagaactcttacagaattgttctagagTATAGGGGATGACATGGTTACTCTCATGTTcgtaacctgttctagaacatgtttttttgtgttctagaacagttataGATCTGTACTCTAACCATGTTTATTGAGTAGTacctccaaatattttaaatattctgcgTAATTTTCAGATTGCAAGAGGACCATCCTGTAATGTCCTTTAGTGTGAATAAGGCTGATCGGCAAGCCCTGCTTAATGTAGCCAACCAGGGCGTGCATCTTTGGGACTTACAGGACAGATGCTTAATTAGACGCTTCCGAGGTGTTATACAAGGACACTTTACAATTCATAGTTGCTTCGGAGGTGTTAATCAAGATTTCATTGCATCGGGCAGTGAAGGTTcgtttgaaaaatgcattattgatcAACCAGTACTTTTATAATTACACATTCTGTGGGCGACAGGTTTTTTGTGTGTACATTAGTTTCCTCCTTTCTTCGTTTTAAATAATGGATTAATCTCAACCGGGAAAAACTTAGaaatgtcaggaaatttttttaaagcctgcATTTTTAGAGTAcatgcttaattttttaaaataacaatattaaatggaataacaatgattcatttgtaaaatttgctttataTTATggtattgaattattttctttttttttacaaaatttttatctttttttattgaaatatcaactaatacatttttcgcgcagaattaattgaaaattcatctactttaaagtacttaaattcccgagaatttacgTTCAAGTTATATAACcgaaaatatgacagaatttaggaatataacagtgtttcatatacaaattaaaaattttcaaatgtattaatttatttcaaacaaacaaaaaattccctactttaaaacaaaatactgggactttcaacaaaataattgaatttttaacataaaaattgaatattcaacctgaaaagacaaattgctcacgaaaaagtgtcatagtttatattttaataaaaaagaataaaatttatataacaaaagaaaagaattttaaaacgaaaaagacgaatttccaacaagtaaagatttttcactcaaaaaataaataaaagtttatcctaattattgaaccttcaaaccagaagaaaaattttcattacaaaaattcaattttcaaaccaaaatatgactgttcaacaaacaattaattttccaggaaactgattcatttttacgcaccaaaaaaaggaagtttcaaagtaaaaaattattttttacaacaaaaaaaacgcgaattgttaactaaaaagtatcaatgaaaaaaaatggaaaagttacattttctgttaaaaaatgaattctaaaccaaaaaaaaagaatcattttccactaaattgttaaattttaaaccagacataatccttcaataaagaaaaatttcgaaatgtagcttaactttgacccaagtagttgaattttcaattaaaaaatattaatttttaacaagataattaaacttttaatcaacgagataaattttcaactgaaaatataaatctttaacaaaaaagtgatttcttaacacagtgattcaatcaaatgttttaaacaaattagttgaattatcaaccaaagaaaaacgatttttaaccaaaaagttgtattttcatacaaaaaatgaaatttcttctgtaaCAGAtgaggttttaataaaaaaaatagttgaattttctgttgaaaaagatattagtcgaattttcacgatcgaagtacattttttaacaagaaataattttctaccaaaacaattaaatcttcaatccaaaaagacgaattttttcaaccaaacagactgactttttaacaaaatagttaaattctctaccaaagttgcatttttatcccggaaagattaattttgtactaaaacatatgattttgtaataaaaaaaattttttttataagtggaactttcatccagaaaatatttcagttcatttttcaacaccaaaatgtaaatttaaacaagaagtaaatttttcactCATAAATTCGCGgataatttatttctcggttatattctcggtaatattctaattctcgttaccgttctcaaagtaatataacctgCTCAGAACTCTAATCTTCGTAGTTGAAAAAATcgctattttattaacaattggtTTTTTATTTGGCTGActattaagttttttactgaaaatttaactattccacttgcaatttgaactattttttaaaaatttaatttgttggtagaaattaatcttctgggttggaaattaatcattctgtttaaaattcagtgattctatttaaaaactcatgattttagttaaaaatccatatttttgttttgaaattaaactattccagttgaggatcactttgtttaaaaatgcaactatttgtttgaaaattatttgtgtgttcgttaaaaatgagttttttccgggaaattcagctattccaattgaatattgaatttcgttgaatatttatgtatttggttgaaaaatcgcctttttggtagaaaattaatcttcttgtttcaaaattaatctttcgtttgaaaattgaactacttggttgaaaatgaagctaaatttgtttttaaaataaattttttgctggaaaattaattttttaactgaaaatttaactaatccattttcagttgaaaatgatctttgtTAGTTCAGAATTCagttgattgtttgaaaattcaactatttggttaaatattcatctatcattttaaaaatccaaatttgacttggatttttgaattattattcaaattcatggacctta includes:
- the LOC117175271 gene encoding WD repeat-containing protein 26 isoform X1, translated to MESYRAMQQASNGGAVSSGPQQNGATSDSGGPQVNGNISTETDDVNGINGEASPSIGPPKVMDKTNQDIVRLIGQHLKTVGLDRTADLLMQESGCRLDHPSAAKFRQHVMDGDWSKADHDLNELKSFLNGASQSLVEMKFLLLEQKYLEYLEEGLVLEALQVLRNELTPLGHNTGRVHQLSAFMMCSGRDELQTRAGWEGKGTASRTALMDKLQRFLPPSIMLPPRRLHSLLCQAVEMQNQQCTYHVTHCQTGLESVSLLVDHSCSKEQFPCHTTQILNDHCDEVWYCKFSPDGLKLATGSKDMTVIIWDVDPETLKVTHRKTLEGHTYGVALIAWSPDSSHLIACGPEDCPELWLWSIDTPDCDLRVKLTQSTEDSLTACAWHRDSNKFVAGGMRGQFYHCDMDGNVLDSWDGVRVKSLWCRSDGKTVLAADSHHRIRAYNFDELCDFTILQEDHPVMSFSVNKADRQALLNVANQGVHLWDLQDRCLIRRFRGVIQGHFTIHSCFGGVNQDFIASGSEDHKVYVWHIRKESPIATLTGHSRTVNCVSWNPVYHQMMASVSDDCTVRIWGPQSTSPDRTDNAMPESNSSNGSGWHEVVS
- the LOC117175271 gene encoding WD repeat-containing protein 26 isoform X2 gives rise to the protein MQQASNGGAVSSGPQQNGATSDSGGPQVNGNISTETDDVNGINGEASPSIGPPKVMDKTNQDIVRLIGQHLKTVGLDRTADLLMQESGCRLDHPSAAKFRQHVMDGDWSKADHDLNELKSFLNGASQSLVEMKFLLLEQKYLEYLEEGLVLEALQVLRNELTPLGHNTGRVHQLSAFMMCSGRDELQTRAGWEGKGTASRTALMDKLQRFLPPSIMLPPRRLHSLLCQAVEMQNQQCTYHVTHCQTGLESVSLLVDHSCSKEQFPCHTTQILNDHCDEVWYCKFSPDGLKLATGSKDMTVIIWDVDPETLKVTHRKTLEGHTYGVALIAWSPDSSHLIACGPEDCPELWLWSIDTPDCDLRVKLTQSTEDSLTACAWHRDSNKFVAGGMRGQFYHCDMDGNVLDSWDGVRVKSLWCRSDGKTVLAADSHHRIRAYNFDELCDFTILQEDHPVMSFSVNKADRQALLNVANQGVHLWDLQDRCLIRRFRGVIQGHFTIHSCFGGVNQDFIASGSEDHKVYVWHIRKESPIATLTGHSRTVNCVSWNPVYHQMMASVSDDCTVRIWGPQSTSPDRTDNAMPESNSSNGSGWHEVVS